From Streptomyces cyaneogriseus subsp. noncyanogenus, the proteins below share one genomic window:
- a CDS encoding MBL fold metallo-hydrolase, producing the protein MTQQPESTTITSTSAPHEETGAQAATSSAAGPLPPLAEPRPPAERRVWPRTFHDRLTAPLPGLKAFARFAREGAVRPGPEGLADIPRLPFEPGPLPRVDARTVAVTWAGHASWVVRIGGLTVLTDPVWSRRILGTPARVTPVGVAWEALPHIDAVVISHNHYDHLDAPTLRRLPRDTPVFVPAGLGRWFHRRRFTRVTELDWWEAAELHGVRFDFVPAHHWSKRTLVDTCRTLWGGWVLTAPAGQRVYFAGDTGYGHWFSRIGDRYPGIDLALLPIGAYDPRWWLRDVHCDPEEAVRAAQDVGARRMAPMHWGTFVLSAEPVLEPLTRVRAAWERAGLPREDLWDLPVGGSRVLE; encoded by the coding sequence ATGACGCAGCAGCCCGAGTCGACCACGATCACCAGCACGAGCGCGCCCCACGAGGAGACCGGCGCCCAGGCGGCCACGTCATCCGCGGCGGGCCCCCTCCCGCCGCTCGCCGAGCCCCGCCCGCCGGCCGAGCGGCGGGTGTGGCCGCGTACCTTCCACGACCGGCTGACCGCCCCGCTGCCCGGCCTGAAGGCGTTCGCCCGGTTCGCCCGCGAGGGCGCCGTCAGACCCGGGCCCGAAGGACTCGCCGACATCCCCCGGCTGCCGTTCGAGCCCGGCCCGCTGCCCCGCGTCGACGCCCGCACCGTCGCCGTCACCTGGGCGGGACACGCCAGCTGGGTGGTGCGGATCGGAGGGCTGACCGTGCTCACCGACCCCGTCTGGTCCCGCCGCATCCTCGGCACGCCCGCCCGCGTCACCCCCGTCGGCGTCGCCTGGGAAGCCCTGCCCCACATCGACGCGGTCGTCATCAGCCACAACCACTACGACCACCTGGACGCGCCCACGCTGCGCAGACTCCCGCGCGACACCCCGGTGTTCGTGCCGGCCGGACTCGGCCGCTGGTTCCACCGCCGCCGCTTCACCCGCGTCACCGAGCTGGACTGGTGGGAGGCGGCCGAACTGCACGGCGTCCGCTTCGACTTCGTCCCCGCCCACCACTGGTCCAAGCGCACCCTCGTCGACACCTGCCGCACCCTGTGGGGCGGCTGGGTCCTCACCGCCCCCGCCGGACAGCGCGTGTACTTCGCCGGCGACACCGGCTACGGCCACTGGTTCTCCCGCATCGGCGACCGCTACCCCGGCATCGACCTCGCCCTGCTCCCCATCGGCGCCTACGACCCCCGCTGGTGGCTGCGCGACGTCCACTGCGACCCGGAGGAGGCGGTCCGCGCCGCCCAGGACGTCGGCGCCCGCCGCATGGCCCCCATGCACTGGGGGACGTTCGTGCTCTCCGCCGAGCCGGTCCTGGAGCCCCTCACCCGGGTCCGCGCCGCCTGGGAACGGGCGGGCCTGCCCCGGGAGGACCTGTGGGACCTGCCGGTGGGCGGCTCGCGGGTGCTGGAGTAG
- a CDS encoding DedA family protein, with protein MTWLAAASTTVPPETTQQALGYPSLFLLVLIGALVPVVPTGALVSSAAVVAFHQTAPFALALVFVTASLAAFLGDVALYWLGRRGMGSKNGSRWLAAIRARAPEDRLAQAQEKLAGHGVAVLVLSRLVPAGRIPVMLACLMARWPLRRFVRGNLPACLAWTVTYQLIGILGGSLFPEPWEGVAAAVALTVLVGAAPGVWRRLRGPAAR; from the coding sequence GTGACCTGGCTGGCCGCCGCGTCGACGACCGTCCCTCCGGAGACCACGCAACAGGCGCTGGGCTACCCGTCGTTGTTCCTGCTGGTGCTGATCGGGGCGCTGGTGCCGGTGGTGCCGACGGGCGCGCTGGTGAGTTCGGCGGCGGTGGTGGCCTTCCACCAGACGGCGCCGTTCGCGCTGGCGCTGGTGTTCGTGACGGCGTCGCTGGCGGCGTTCCTCGGGGACGTGGCGCTGTACTGGCTGGGGCGGCGCGGCATGGGCTCGAAGAACGGCTCGCGCTGGCTGGCGGCGATCCGGGCGCGGGCGCCGGAGGACCGGCTGGCGCAGGCGCAGGAGAAGCTGGCCGGTCACGGGGTGGCGGTGCTGGTGCTGTCCCGGCTGGTGCCGGCGGGCCGGATCCCGGTGATGCTGGCCTGCCTGATGGCGCGGTGGCCGCTGCGCCGTTTCGTCCGGGGCAATCTGCCGGCCTGTCTGGCCTGGACGGTGACGTACCAGCTCATCGGCATCCTGGGCGGTTCGCTGTTCCCGGAGCCGTGGGAGGGCGTGGCCGCGGCGGTCGCGCTGACGGTGCTGGTCGGCGCGGCGCCGGGGGTGTGGCGGCGGCTGCGGGGCCCGGCCGCGCGGTAG